The following coding sequences lie in one Bacilli bacterium PM5-9 genomic window:
- a CDS encoding hypothetical protein (product_source=Hypo-rule applied; transmembrane_helix_parts=Inside_1_4,TMhelix_5_22,Outside_23_25,TMhelix_26_48,Inside_49_69) translates to MKKIIPYFNLIGFLIVVLYLIVDSFIINIPSMISIPILLVAICLMVIGNLNARARNKRFEEEDNKKVQD, encoded by the coding sequence ATGAAAAAAATAATCCCATATTTTAACTTAATAGGATTTCTTATTGTTGTATTATATTTGATAGTTGATAGTTTCATTATTAATATACCTAGTATGATTAGTATTCCAATTTTATTAGTAGCTATATGTTTAATGGTAATAGGTAATTTAAATGCAAGAGCACGAAACAAACGATTTGAAGAAGAAGATAATAAAAAGGTTCAGGATTAA